The Stappia sp. genome window below encodes:
- a CDS encoding EAL domain-containing protein: MGANLACLAIVVTALSRSAGSSRLDLTSLALWATALGGVALYGLVAALRRRGKRYPLTAHGRVEAALVIHSALLGIGWGVLPLLAFNAVDGAMQVLIAAICVGMISGGAFVLAPMPRAAICYVATLGTGAALALAIAGWPLVLYGTIALAIFCAIQIFVILKASDWFREHFQTVASLSRTNGVIHLLLKDYEENASDFLWEIDADGVLVSVPPRMAEVFGQTAARLRGQDFVSLFDQDAAPRDVETLAGAIRQRTAFRDLTVPLRVPDGADRRWLSLRARPAVSETGVILGLQGVGSDITHLKHAQDQLRRVANEDYLTGVLSRAAFHENVESLLLALPSSDYDGLCMALVDLDNFKQINDLHGHPTGDELLRQLATRFREAFAGDPRVLIARTGGDEFSIYWTLRGEERARSLDLVARILSCLDAPFQLGPGGRMVHSLSASVGVAFAPDHGTTRPDLVRNADLALYRAKDLGRNRYHVYDDDLGRVARERHRLAVDLRAAFERNELTLHFQPIVSLASNRVKAYETLLRWHDPQRRWVPPPRIIAAAEETGLIDALGDWILTRAARTATGWDEDTIVSVNLSPAQAAAGNLAERVRKILSDTGLPPHRLQLELTESSLFDSDPSIVQALTELGKTGVRLALDDFGTGYSQLSYLLRFRISTVKIDRTFIGDSLTSRECNTIVKAIVAMARALGIAITAEGVETPEQLEFVRSIGCDTVQGYLLGRPQPMPLRDSDAESA; encoded by the coding sequence ATGGGCGCCAACCTTGCCTGTCTGGCCATTGTCGTCACCGCGCTTTCGCGGAGCGCGGGATCGTCGCGTCTGGACCTGACATCTCTTGCGCTCTGGGCCACCGCTCTCGGCGGCGTCGCGCTCTACGGTCTCGTCGCCGCGCTGCGGCGGCGCGGCAAACGCTATCCGCTCACCGCTCACGGCCGCGTGGAGGCGGCCCTGGTGATCCACAGCGCCCTGCTCGGCATCGGCTGGGGCGTGCTGCCGCTCCTTGCCTTCAACGCCGTCGACGGTGCGATGCAGGTGCTGATCGCCGCGATCTGCGTCGGCATGATCAGCGGTGGCGCCTTCGTTCTGGCGCCGATGCCGCGCGCGGCCATCTGCTACGTCGCGACCCTTGGAACGGGCGCAGCGCTCGCTCTGGCGATCGCCGGCTGGCCCCTGGTCCTCTATGGCACGATTGCGCTGGCGATTTTCTGCGCGATCCAGATCTTCGTAATCTTGAAGGCCTCCGACTGGTTTCGGGAGCATTTCCAGACCGTCGCCAGCCTGTCGCGCACCAATGGCGTCATTCACCTGCTGCTCAAGGACTATGAGGAGAACGCGAGCGACTTCCTTTGGGAGATCGACGCCGACGGTGTGCTCGTCTCCGTGCCGCCGCGCATGGCGGAGGTCTTCGGACAGACCGCCGCCCGCCTGCGCGGCCAGGATTTCGTCTCGCTGTTCGACCAGGACGCGGCTCCGCGCGACGTCGAGACCCTCGCCGGGGCGATACGCCAGCGAACCGCCTTCCGCGACCTGACGGTGCCTTTGCGCGTGCCGGACGGAGCGGACCGGCGCTGGCTGTCGCTGCGGGCCCGCCCCGCCGTGAGCGAGACCGGCGTCATTCTCGGTCTTCAGGGGGTGGGATCGGACATCACGCACCTCAAGCATGCGCAGGACCAATTGCGCCGGGTCGCCAACGAGGACTATCTGACCGGTGTTCTGAGCCGCGCCGCCTTTCACGAAAACGTCGAGAGCCTTCTCCTTGCCTTGCCGTCATCGGACTACGACGGCCTGTGCATGGCGCTGGTCGATCTGGACAACTTCAAGCAGATCAACGATCTGCACGGTCATCCCACCGGTGACGAGTTGCTCCGCCAGCTCGCGACCCGCTTCCGCGAGGCCTTCGCCGGTGACCCCCGCGTGCTGATCGCGCGCACGGGCGGCGACGAGTTTTCCATCTACTGGACGCTCCGGGGCGAGGAGCGCGCCCGATCGCTCGATCTGGTCGCCCGCATCCTGTCGTGCCTGGACGCGCCCTTTCAGCTCGGTCCGGGCGGGCGCATGGTGCATTCGCTCAGCGCCAGCGTCGGCGTGGCCTTCGCCCCGGATCACGGCACCACACGGCCCGATCTGGTCCGCAATGCGGATCTCGCCCTCTATCGGGCCAAGGACCTCGGCCGCAATCGCTACCATGTGTACGACGACGATCTGGGACGCGTGGCCCGCGAACGCCACCGCCTCGCCGTCGACCTGCGCGCGGCCTTCGAGCGCAACGAACTCACGCTGCACTTTCAGCCGATCGTTTCCCTCGCCTCGAACCGGGTCAAGGCCTATGAAACGCTGTTGCGCTGGCACGATCCGCAGCGGCGCTGGGTGCCACCGCCAAGGATCATCGCGGCGGCGGAGGAAACCGGGCTGATCGACGCTCTCGGAGACTGGATCCTGACGCGGGCCGCGCGCACGGCGACCGGCTGGGACGAGGACACGATTGTCTCCGTGAACCTGTCGCCGGCACAGGCAGCTGCGGGCAACCTTGCCGAGCGGGTGCGCAAGATCCTGTCGGACACGGGATTGCCGCCGCACAGGCTTCAGCTGGAACTCACCGAGTCGAGCCTGTTCGACAGCGATCCCAGCATCGTTCAGGCACTCACCGAACTTGGCAAGACGGGCGTCCGCCTTGCGCTCGACGATTTCGGCACGGGCTATTCGCAGCTCTCTTATCTGCTGCGCTTCCGCATCTCGACGGTGAAGATCGACCGCACCTTCATCGGCGACAGTCTTACGTCGCGCGAGTGCAACACGATCGTCAAGGCGATCGTCGCCATGGCGCGGGCACTGGGGATCGCCATCACGGCCGAAGGTGTCGAGACCCCGGAGCAGCTCGAGTTCGTGCGCAGCATCGGATGCGACACGGTTCAGGGCTATCTGCTCGGCCGCCCCCAGCCCATGCCCCTGCGCGACAGCGACGCCGAAAGCGCCTGA
- a CDS encoding sarcosine oxidase subunit gamma family protein has product MSETLLHRPASQDAEVLSSPDVAVHRAAPLARLAFRGDAVAAGKAGAAFGASLPMTPLASNAVGERAALWLGPDEWLLLAAADCAGDDAATVDAAARTRAASLAGDLSAALDRVPHALVDVSERNLALIVEGPRAADLLNTQVFLDLDPAAFPVGQVTRTLFTKAEIVLWRTAPERFVIEVWRSFVPYVDELLRESARGL; this is encoded by the coding sequence ATGTCTGAGACCCTGCTCCATCGACCGGCGTCGCAGGACGCCGAGGTTCTTTCGTCGCCCGACGTCGCCGTGCATCGCGCGGCTCCGCTCGCCCGGCTCGCCTTTCGCGGAGACGCGGTCGCCGCCGGCAAGGCGGGCGCGGCCTTCGGCGCGTCGCTGCCGATGACACCGCTGGCGTCCAATGCCGTGGGCGAGCGGGCGGCCCTGTGGCTGGGCCCCGACGAATGGCTGCTTCTGGCGGCCGCCGACTGCGCCGGCGATGACGCCGCGACTGTCGACGCGGCTGCCCGTACCCGTGCGGCAAGCCTCGCCGGGGATCTTTCTGCTGCGCTCGACCGCGTGCCGCATGCGCTTGTCGACGTGAGCGAGCGCAATCTGGCGCTCATCGTCGAGGGGCCACGGGCGGCGGATCTGTTGAACACGCAGGTGTTTCTCGACCTCGATCCGGCGGCTTTCCCGGTGGGGCAGGTCACGCGCACGCTCTTCACCAAGGCGGAAATCGTCCTGTGGCGGACGGCGCCCGAGCGTTTCGTGATCGAGGTCTGGCGGTCGTTCGTGCCCTATGTGGACGAGTTGCTGCGCGAAAGCGCGAGAGGGCTGTAG
- a CDS encoding sarcosine oxidase subunit alpha family protein produces the protein MTQGSRQAGAQPFRTASGGRIDRGARLRFTFDGTTYEGHAGDTLASALLANGVHLMGRSFKYHRPRGVVTAGSEEPNALVGVARAPGQSTPNLRATQVEVYEGLKAESQNRWPSLSFDIGAINDKLAPLFVAGFYYKTFMWPKGFWDAVYEPVIRAAAGLGTAPKEPDTDRYANRYAHCDVLVAGAGPAGLAAALAAARSGARVIVADEQAEPGGSLLHDGAAAIDGTPGAEWVAAVLAELAENDRVTVLPRTTVFGYFNHNYLALAERVTDHLATPDADSPRERMWQVRARQVVIATGAIERPLVFPDNDRPGILLAEAGRIYANRYGVLPGRDIAVATACDTAWRAALDCAAAGARIVVIADMRSDPDPDLVAQAKAAGIRVETNCVVTGALGKTRVKGILLGRPTGSGVMAAGEVACDCVLMSGGWTPNVSLYSQSRGKVVWDADKGAFLPGAPVQAERSAGSCRGVDGLGEVLADGARAGLEAAQAATGASGETLSFSVRGGAAGAGGTLGAVPHDRDAARVRAFVDFQNDVTAKDVKLAVREGMHSIEHIKRYTTTGMATDQGRLSNMNALGIAADALGREIPQVGLTTFRQPYTPVTFGTLATTSRGDVFDPVRRTPIHEWAHGKGAAFEDVGLWKRAWYFPQAGETMHDAVERECRTVRESVGLFDASTLGKIEVVGPDAAEFLNRIYTNPWIKLGVGRLRYGLMLNEAGFIMDDGVVGRLAEDRFHVTTTTGGAPRVLAHMEDYLQTEWSDLNVWLTSTTEQWAVIAVQGPKAREVIAPLVDDIDLSADAMPHMSVREGHVMGGIPTRLFRMSFTGEAGFEINVPPSCARRVWEALWANVEAAGGCAYGTETMHVLRAEKGYIIVGQETDGTATPDDVGMSWAIGKKKADFVGMRSLARPDLVAEGRKQLVGLLTRDAKTVLEEGAQITRAAKPALKTPALGHVTSSYRSPAVGRPIALAMVADGRALIGETLHVPMPDGAVAVEVVSPVFVDPEGARLNV, from the coding sequence GTGACGCAAGGATCGAGACAGGCCGGGGCTCAGCCTTTTCGCACGGCCTCCGGCGGGCGCATCGACCGAGGCGCGCGGCTGCGCTTCACCTTCGACGGCACGACCTACGAGGGCCATGCCGGCGACACGCTCGCCTCCGCCCTGCTGGCGAACGGCGTGCATCTGATGGGCCGCTCCTTCAAGTATCACCGCCCGCGCGGCGTGGTGACGGCCGGCTCCGAGGAGCCCAACGCGCTCGTCGGCGTGGCGCGCGCGCCCGGTCAGTCGACGCCCAACCTGCGCGCGACCCAGGTCGAGGTCTACGAAGGGCTGAAGGCGGAAAGCCAGAACCGCTGGCCGTCGCTTTCCTTCGACATCGGCGCGATCAACGACAAGCTCGCGCCGCTCTTCGTTGCCGGCTTCTACTACAAGACCTTCATGTGGCCGAAAGGCTTCTGGGATGCGGTCTACGAGCCTGTCATCCGCGCGGCGGCCGGGCTCGGCACCGCGCCGAAGGAGCCCGACACGGACCGCTACGCCAACCGCTACGCCCATTGCGACGTGCTGGTGGCCGGCGCCGGTCCGGCGGGGCTCGCCGCCGCGCTGGCCGCCGCGCGCTCGGGCGCGCGGGTCATTGTGGCCGACGAACAGGCGGAACCGGGCGGCTCGCTGCTGCATGACGGCGCGGCTGCCATCGACGGCACGCCGGGCGCCGAGTGGGTGGCCGCCGTTCTCGCCGAACTGGCGGAGAACGACCGGGTGACGGTGCTGCCGCGCACCACCGTCTTCGGCTATTTCAACCACAATTATCTCGCGCTCGCCGAGCGGGTGACGGATCATCTCGCCACGCCCGACGCCGACAGTCCGCGCGAGCGGATGTGGCAGGTGCGCGCGCGGCAGGTGGTGATCGCCACCGGCGCCATCGAGCGGCCGCTGGTTTTTCCCGACAACGACCGTCCGGGCATCCTGCTGGCCGAGGCCGGGCGCATCTACGCCAACCGCTACGGCGTGCTCCCCGGTCGCGACATCGCCGTCGCCACCGCCTGCGATACCGCCTGGCGCGCCGCGCTGGACTGCGCGGCCGCCGGCGCGCGGATCGTCGTCATCGCCGACATGCGGAGCGATCCGGACCCGGATCTGGTGGCGCAGGCCAAGGCCGCCGGCATTCGCGTGGAAACGAATTGCGTCGTCACCGGCGCGCTCGGCAAGACCCGCGTCAAGGGGATCCTCCTGGGGCGCCCGACCGGCTCGGGCGTGATGGCCGCCGGCGAGGTCGCCTGCGACTGCGTGCTGATGTCGGGCGGCTGGACGCCGAATGTGAGCCTGTATTCGCAGTCGCGCGGCAAGGTCGTGTGGGACGCCGACAAGGGCGCCTTCCTGCCCGGAGCGCCGGTCCAGGCGGAACGTTCGGCCGGGAGCTGTCGCGGTGTCGACGGTCTGGGCGAGGTGCTCGCCGATGGCGCGCGCGCCGGGCTGGAGGCGGCGCAGGCGGCGACCGGCGCGTCGGGCGAGACCTTGAGCTTTTCCGTGCGCGGCGGCGCGGCGGGGGCCGGGGGGACGCTCGGAGCCGTGCCGCACGACCGCGACGCGGCCCGCGTGCGCGCCTTCGTCGATTTCCAGAACGACGTGACGGCCAAGGACGTGAAGCTCGCCGTGCGCGAGGGCATGCATTCCATCGAGCACATCAAGCGCTACACGACCACCGGCATGGCGACCGATCAGGGCCGGCTCTCCAACATGAACGCGCTCGGCATCGCCGCCGACGCGCTGGGGCGCGAGATCCCGCAGGTCGGGCTCACGACCTTCCGTCAGCCCTATACGCCGGTCACCTTCGGCACGCTGGCCACCACCTCGCGCGGCGATGTCTTCGACCCCGTGCGCCGGACGCCGATCCACGAGTGGGCGCATGGCAAGGGCGCGGCCTTCGAGGATGTGGGCCTGTGGAAGCGGGCCTGGTACTTTCCCCAGGCGGGCGAGACCATGCATGACGCGGTCGAGCGCGAATGCCGGACGGTGCGCGAGAGCGTCGGCCTGTTCGATGCCTCGACGCTCGGCAAGATCGAGGTCGTCGGGCCCGATGCGGCGGAGTTCCTGAACCGCATCTACACCAATCCCTGGATAAAGCTCGGGGTGGGGCGTCTGCGCTACGGCCTGATGCTCAACGAGGCCGGCTTCATCATGGACGACGGCGTCGTCGGCCGGCTCGCCGAGGACCGCTTCCATGTCACGACGACAACCGGCGGCGCGCCGCGCGTGCTGGCGCATATGGAAGACTATCTCCAGACGGAGTGGAGCGATCTGAACGTCTGGCTGACCTCCACCACCGAGCAATGGGCGGTGATCGCCGTGCAGGGGCCGAAGGCGCGCGAGGTGATCGCGCCGCTCGTCGACGACATCGACCTGTCGGCCGACGCGATGCCGCATATGTCGGTGCGCGAGGGGCACGTGATGGGCGGGATCCCGACGCGGCTCTTCCGCATGAGCTTCACCGGTGAGGCCGGGTTCGAGATCAACGTGCCGCCGTCCTGCGCGCGCCGGGTGTGGGAGGCCCTTTGGGCGAATGTCGAGGCGGCCGGCGGCTGCGCCTACGGCACGGAGACGATGCACGTGTTGCGGGCCGAAAAGGGCTACATCATCGTCGGTCAGGAAACCGACGGCACCGCGACGCCGGATGACGTCGGCATGTCCTGGGCGATCGGCAAGAAGAAGGCCGATTTCGTCGGCATGCGGTCGCTGGCCCGTCCCGATCTGGTGGCGGAAGGGCGCAAGCAGCTCGTCGGTCTGCTGACACGCGATGCGAAGACCGTTCTGGAGGAGGGCGCGCAGATCACGCGCGCGGCGAAGCCGGCGCTGAAGACCCCGGCGCTCGGCCATGTGACCTCCTCCTATCGCTCGCCGGCCGTGGGCCGCCCCATCGCGCTTGCCATGGTGGCCGACGGTCGCGCCCTGATCGGCGAAACGCTCCATGTGCCCATGCCCGACGGCGCGGTGGCCGTCGAGGTCGTCTCGCCCGTTTTCGTCGATCCCGAAGGAGCCCGGCTGAATGTCTGA
- a CDS encoding sarcosine oxidase subunit delta has translation MLLIHCPWCGVERPEIEFRCGGEAHIDRPRAPSELDDHEWADFLYMRTNPKGLLAERWRHVHGCGRFFNAVRDTVSDAFVTVYKTGEPRPDLDTLRKEGGQ, from the coding sequence ATGCTCTTGATCCACTGTCCCTGGTGCGGGGTCGAGCGCCCCGAGATCGAGTTCCGCTGCGGCGGCGAGGCGCATATCGACCGGCCGCGCGCGCCGTCCGAGCTCGACGATCACGAATGGGCCGACTTCCTCTACATGCGCACCAATCCCAAGGGGTTGCTGGCAGAACGCTGGCGGCACGTGCATGGCTGCGGACGCTTCTTCAACGCGGTACGCGACACGGTGAGCGATGCCTTCGTCACCGTCTACAAGACCGGCGAGCCGAGGCCCGACCTCGACACCCTGCGCAAGGAGGGCGGCCAGTGA
- a CDS encoding sarcosine oxidase subunit beta family protein — translation MTRFSFWELARKAMNAHRDWGHQWRKPEPKASYDVIIIGAGGHGLGTAYYLAKEHGLTNIAVLDKGWLGGGNTGRNTTIVRSNYLWEESEALYDHAVDLWQGLSQELNYNVMYSARGVMMLAHTVHDVQVFKRHVHANRLAGVQNEWLTPEEAKDYCPPLNIGKNIRYPVMGAALQRKAGVARHDAVAWGYARGADKYGVDIIQNCAVTGIRRGADGAVEGVETTRGFIGAKKIGVVAAGHTSVVMDMAGLRMPLESNPLQALVSEPVKPCFPCVVMSNTVHAYISQSDKGELVIGAGTDQYVSYSQTGGLQITTHTVDAICELFPMFRRMRMLRNWGGIVDVTPDRSPIIAKTPVPGLYVNCGWGTGGFKATPGSAHTFAHTIARDEPHPINAPFTLDRFRTGRLIDEAAAAAVAH, via the coding sequence ATGACACGTTTTTCCTTCTGGGAGCTGGCCCGCAAGGCCATGAACGCGCATCGGGACTGGGGGCATCAGTGGCGCAAGCCCGAGCCCAAGGCATCCTATGACGTGATCATCATCGGCGCCGGCGGACATGGGCTCGGGACCGCCTATTATCTTGCCAAGGAACATGGGCTGACCAACATCGCCGTTCTGGACAAGGGTTGGCTCGGCGGCGGCAACACGGGCCGCAACACCACCATCGTGCGCTCCAACTACCTGTGGGAGGAAAGCGAGGCGCTCTACGACCACGCGGTGGATCTGTGGCAGGGCCTGTCGCAGGAGCTGAACTACAACGTCATGTATTCCGCGCGCGGCGTGATGATGCTGGCGCATACCGTGCACGACGTGCAGGTGTTCAAGCGCCACGTGCACGCCAACCGGCTCGCCGGCGTGCAGAACGAATGGCTGACGCCCGAAGAGGCGAAGGACTATTGCCCGCCGCTCAACATCGGCAAGAACATCCGCTATCCGGTGATGGGCGCGGCGCTGCAGCGCAAGGCCGGCGTCGCCCGTCACGACGCGGTCGCCTGGGGTTACGCGCGCGGGGCCGACAAATACGGCGTCGACATCATCCAGAACTGCGCGGTCACCGGTATCCGCCGCGGGGCGGATGGCGCGGTGGAGGGTGTGGAGACCACCAGGGGTTTCATCGGCGCGAAGAAGATCGGCGTCGTCGCTGCCGGTCATACCTCCGTGGTGATGGACATGGCGGGGCTCCGCATGCCCCTGGAATCCAATCCGCTTCAGGCGCTGGTGTCCGAGCCGGTGAAGCCGTGCTTTCCCTGCGTGGTGATGTCCAACACGGTGCATGCCTATATCTCCCAGTCCGACAAGGGCGAACTGGTGATCGGCGCGGGCACCGACCAGTATGTGTCCTACAGCCAGACCGGGGGATTGCAGATCACCACGCATACGGTGGATGCCATCTGCGAGCTGTTTCCGATGTTCCGCCGCATGCGGATGCTCAGAAACTGGGGCGGCATCGTCGATGTGACGCCGGACCGCTCGCCGATCATCGCCAAGACGCCGGTGCCGGGGCTCTACGTCAATTGCGGCTGGGGCACGGGCGGCTTCAAGGCGACACCGGGCTCGGCGCATACCTTCGCGCATACCATTGCGCGCGACGAGCCGCATCCGATCAACGCGCCCTTCACGCTCGACCGGTTCCGCACCGGCCGGCTCATCGACGAAGCGGCGGCCGCCGCCGTCGCGCATTGA
- a CDS encoding DUF423 domain-containing protein — MLLLAGLAGAAGVALAAGASHAAAGALLEPASRMLLVHAPLYLFLAFALRWRPRSIFAGIGLVLTLGLLLFCGDLLARAFAGTRLFPFAAPLGGSLLILTWVGVAAAGLAWFRKTRDG; from the coding sequence ATGCTTCTGCTCGCGGGTCTCGCCGGCGCGGCCGGCGTGGCGCTTGCGGCGGGCGCCAGCCATGCCGCCGCCGGCGCGCTTCTGGAGCCGGCGTCGCGAATGCTGCTCGTGCATGCGCCGCTCTATCTCTTTCTGGCCTTCGCCTTGCGGTGGCGACCGCGGTCGATCTTCGCCGGCATCGGCCTTGTGCTCACCCTCGGCCTGCTGCTTTTCTGCGGAGACCTGCTGGCGCGCGCCTTCGCGGGGACGCGTCTGTTTCCCTTCGCCGCCCCGCTCGGCGGCAGCCTGCTGATCCTGACCTGGGTCGGGGTTGCGGCCGCGGGCCTTGCGTGGTTTCGCAAGACCCGGGACGGTTAG
- a CDS encoding nitrilase-related carbon-nitrogen hydrolase: MMRDNTSHDTFSIALCAYNLARTGATPDAFLRGVADRLERARADGARLLVLPEYLSEAFLAWKPEGLEPTQEIAWMAGEADRLLPEMKRLAAQAGVGLVAGSVPQAAPEGGYVNRAPVFLPDGREIVHDKLALTPFERDPGSWVLTPGRHVPVFEIDGVRIALLICLDVEMPALSCLLAPARPDLLLVPSMTSSLAGYHRVFGCARARAVELMCAVGVCGVVGAAPGTTQNDTNVSGAALYLPCEPSLGYTGIGGEVPPVDGEDGSEPYLAVAVPVGEIRKLRDGAAEVWPGAWSADGVSVRHA; encoded by the coding sequence ATGATGCGCGACAACACTTCACACGACACGTTTTCCATCGCCCTGTGCGCCTACAATCTGGCCCGCACCGGCGCCACGCCCGATGCCTTTCTGCGCGGTGTGGCGGACCGGCTGGAGCGCGCCCGCGCCGATGGCGCGCGCCTGCTCGTGCTGCCGGAGTATCTGAGCGAGGCCTTTCTCGCCTGGAAGCCGGAGGGTCTTGAGCCGACGCAGGAAATCGCCTGGATGGCGGGCGAGGCCGACCGACTGCTGCCCGAGATGAAGCGCCTTGCCGCGCAAGCCGGCGTCGGGCTGGTCGCGGGCTCCGTGCCGCAGGCCGCGCCGGAGGGCGGATATGTCAATCGGGCGCCGGTGTTCCTGCCGGACGGGCGCGAGATCGTCCACGACAAGCTGGCGCTGACGCCCTTCGAGCGCGATCCCGGAAGCTGGGTGCTCACGCCCGGACGGCATGTGCCGGTCTTCGAGATCGACGGGGTGCGCATCGCGCTGCTGATCTGTCTCGACGTGGAAATGCCGGCGCTCTCCTGCCTCCTGGCGCCGGCCCGGCCCGATCTTCTGCTGGTGCCCTCCATGACGTCGAGCCTTGCCGGCTATCATCGCGTGTTCGGCTGTGCCCGCGCGCGGGCGGTGGAACTGATGTGCGCCGTCGGCGTGTGCGGGGTCGTCGGAGCCGCGCCGGGAACGACGCAAAACGACACCAACGTCTCCGGCGCGGCGCTTTATCTGCCGTGCGAACCCTCGCTCGGTTATACAGGGATCGGCGGCGAGGTGCCGCCCGTCGACGGGGAAGACGGCAGCGAGCCCTATCTCGCGGTCGCGGTTCCGGTCGGCGAGATCCGCAAGCTGCGGGACGGCGCGGCGGAAGTCTGGCCCGGCGCCTGGTCGGCCGACGGCGTTTCGGTGCGCCATGCGTGA
- the recJ gene encoding single-stranded-DNA-specific exonuclease RecJ: MIATPLTPAASETGRCVLGVTRSVSGRTWRERLTATETPTALAIAQRLGVPEVVARVLAGRGVSLEAAGAFLDPTVKDLMPDPSALQALDAGVARVADAVQAGHRIAIFGDYDVDGATSSALLSRYLSALGTPNRIHIPDRIVEGYGPNGPAIRMLRDDGAELLVCVDCGSTSFEAFEEARGVDLDVVVLDHHQVGEELPPTVALVNPNRQDDLSGLGHLAAVGVTFVFVVGLNRELRRRGMFAGRSEPDLLALLDLVAVGTVCDVVPLAGLNRAFVRKGLLALHRRANPGLAALSDVARVHGPPTPYHLGFLIGPRINAGGRIGDAALGARLLTTGDMDEARGIAETLERLNGERQAIEAAMLEEGEAQAMVALDASDPAVLFAGADGWHPGVVGLVASRLKERHRRPAFAVAFDADGKGIASGRSIPGVDLGAAVRKAVGEGILEKGGGHAMAAGLTVRRDRLDDLTAFLDAELGEAVAAARSEHVLKVDGALTASAAQVALYHDLERAGPFGAGHAEPVFAFPSHRISFADVVGKGHVRATLADGGGGSLKAIAFKAADTALGQMLLSHRGERLHLAGALSLDTWQGREQVQVRLLDAADPRTTRP, translated from the coding sequence ATGATCGCAACGCCCCTGACGCCCGCGGCCTCCGAGACGGGGCGCTGCGTGCTGGGCGTCACCCGCTCCGTATCCGGGCGCACCTGGCGCGAACGCCTCACGGCCACCGAGACGCCGACCGCGCTTGCCATCGCGCAGCGCCTCGGCGTGCCGGAAGTGGTGGCGCGCGTGCTCGCCGGGCGCGGCGTTTCGCTGGAGGCGGCCGGCGCCTTTCTCGATCCCACGGTCAAGGACCTGATGCCGGATCCCAGCGCGCTTCAGGCTCTCGATGCCGGCGTGGCGCGGGTGGCCGATGCGGTTCAGGCGGGGCACAGGATCGCGATCTTCGGCGATTACGACGTCGACGGGGCGACGTCCTCGGCGCTGCTCAGCCGCTATCTCTCCGCGCTCGGCACGCCCAACCGCATCCATATTCCCGACCGCATCGTGGAGGGCTACGGTCCGAACGGACCCGCGATCCGCATGCTGCGCGACGACGGCGCGGAGTTGCTCGTCTGCGTCGATTGCGGCAGCACCTCCTTCGAGGCCTTCGAGGAGGCGCGCGGCGTCGATCTCGACGTGGTGGTGCTCGACCACCACCAGGTCGGCGAGGAGCTTCCTCCGACGGTCGCGCTGGTCAACCCGAACCGTCAGGACGATCTGTCCGGGCTCGGCCATCTGGCCGCCGTCGGCGTGACCTTCGTCTTCGTCGTCGGGCTGAACCGGGAATTGCGGCGACGCGGGATGTTCGCCGGGCGGAGCGAGCCCGATCTTCTGGCGCTGCTCGATCTCGTGGCCGTCGGTACGGTCTGCGACGTGGTGCCGCTTGCCGGGCTCAACCGGGCCTTCGTGCGCAAGGGGCTGCTGGCGCTGCACCGGCGCGCCAACCCAGGGCTCGCCGCGCTGTCGGATGTGGCGCGCGTGCATGGACCGCCGACGCCCTATCATCTCGGCTTCCTGATCGGCCCGCGCATCAACGCCGGCGGACGCATCGGCGACGCCGCTCTGGGTGCCCGGCTGCTCACAACCGGCGATATGGACGAGGCGCGCGGGATCGCCGAGACGCTGGAGCGCCTCAACGGCGAGCGTCAGGCCATCGAGGCGGCGATGCTGGAAGAGGGCGAGGCGCAGGCCATGGTCGCGCTGGACGCGTCCGACCCGGCGGTGCTCTTCGCCGGCGCGGACGGCTGGCATCCCGGCGTCGTCGGGCTGGTTGCCTCGCGGCTCAAGGAGCGCCACCGCCGGCCGGCGTTCGCGGTTGCCTTCGACGCGGACGGCAAGGGCATCGCCTCGGGCCGCTCGATCCCCGGCGTCGATCTGGGCGCGGCCGTGCGCAAGGCGGTGGGCGAGGGGATCCTGGAAAAGGGCGGCGGGCACGCGATGGCCGCCGGCCTGACCGTGCGCCGCGACCGGCTCGACGACCTCACGGCGTTTCTCGATGCCGAACTGGGCGAGGCGGTCGCGGCGGCACGCTCGGAGCATGTGCTCAAGGTCGACGGCGCGCTGACGGCGAGCGCGGCACAGGTTGCCCTCTATCACGACCTCGAACGCGCCGGCCCCTTCGGCGCGGGCCATGCGGAGCCCGTCTTCGCCTTTCCCAGCCACCGGATCTCCTTCGCCGACGTGGTGGGCAAGGGGCACGTGCGGGCCACCCTGGCCGACGGCGGCGGGGGCAGTCTCAAGGCCATCGCCTTCAAGGCCGCCGACACTGCGCTCGGGCAGATGCTGCTGTCGCATCGCGGCGAGCGGCTGCATCTTGCAGGCGCGCTGTCGCTCGACACCTGGCAGGGTCGCGAACAGGTGCAGGTGCGCCTGCTGGATGCCGCCGATCCGCGCACGACGCGTCCCTGA